The Paenibacillus sp. 481 DNA window CCTCCTTCCCATCTGGGCGGCACAACTCACACAGCGTACGCAGCACACAGTACCTACGCAGCACGCAGTACCTACGCAGCACGCAGTACCTACGCAGTACACACTACCTATGCAGCACGCACTACCTACACAGCACGTGCTACCTACGCGACCTTACAACCTAGGCAATTATATTTTTCACATGACACACTAAGCTTCCGTACTCAATCGATTAAGCAAATGATCGACACCCTCGTCAACGCTTCCATCTTCCTCGACAGTCTGTTCAATCTCCTCGCGCAACGTATTAATTGATTGACCAAGCTCATCCACGCGCTGCATCAGATCTTCGGCATTGTCAGCTTCAAGCACCAATCTTGACAAGCTGCGCTCAAACGAATCGCCCGTCTCCAAACGCTCCAAAATCATATCGAGTCTACCGATAACCATTTCAAACATATTGATTTTTTCGTGCAGCAAACTCAAAATATATTCTTCGATCGTGCCTTTCGTAGCTAAGTTGAAAATTTTAACATCGTTCATTTGTCCCAAGCGATGCACACGCCCAATCCGCTGCTCCACCCGCATCGGGTTCCACGGTAAATCAAAATTAATCATATGGTGGCAAAACTGTAGGTTGATGCCTTCGCCGCCCGCTTCAGTCGCAATCATCACTTGTGCGCGACCGCGAAACAAGTCCATCATCCAGTCCTTTTTACCACGATTCATCCCACCGCTGTATGGGACAGCCGTAATCCCATGCTGTTGAAAATATTGCATCAAATATTCCTGCGTCGCTCGATATTCCGTGAACACGATTACTTTTTCATTCGTGCTACGAATAATTTGAATCGCAGCTTCAGCCTTCGTATTCGAAGTAATACCCTTAATGAGCGCAACTAAATCCCATATATAATCCCGAATAGGTGAATCTAGTGCGAGTTTCTTTGCCAAATTGACTAACGTAATAAACACCGCATCGCGACTAGAGCACACTTCACGTTGCAACGTCAGCAGCGAAAACATCGTGCCGATGTCCACCCCTTCAGAACGATACTGCTCCTTAATAAATCGCGTAACGCCCTCATAAAGCGCTTGCTCATCTTCCGACAACGTCAGCGTCACATTTTTCACGATTCGCTTCGTAAAATTAACATTGCCCTCACCGCGCCGATTGCGCACCATCACCTTAGACAGCTCGTTTTGTAGCTGGGTCTCATTTTTTGGTACCCGTTTATCGACTACATAATTGGCACTGAAATCGCCCTGCCCGCCCAATTGACCTGGTTTCAGCAAATTAATCAGGTTGTACAGCTCATTCATATCGTTCTGCACGGGCGTGGCCGTAAGCAGGAGACAATATTTTTTGCGCAGCTGCTGAATAAACTGATAATTGGTCGTTTTGCGATTTTTAAGCTTATGCGCTTCGTCGATAATGAGCATGTCATAGTCATAACTAAGCAAAATATTTTTATGCTGATCGCGTTTAGCTGTGTCCATCGAGGCCACTACAATCTCACATTGCCAAGAGTGTGCTTTTTTTTGCGCGACAGCCGAAATGCTAAATTTCTGATTTAACTCCCGAACCCATTGCAGCACTAGCGAGGCAGGGACTAGAATAAGTGCTCTTTTGACAAGACCACGAATCATATATTCCTTTAAAATAAGTCCAGCTTCAATGGTCTTGCCCAGACCAACTTCATCTGCTAATATCGCCCGTCCCCGCATGTCGTGCAGCACTTTGCGCGCAGTATCCGTTTGGTGGGGGAGAGGTTGTAATTGAGGCAAATGCGCGAGGCATTGCAGCTCATCGAAGCTGCGAATCCGCTTCGCTTGTTCGGCCTCGTAAGCAAGTTGAAACAAGGTCCAGTCGTCCCAAGGCCCATTTTTGTCGATCCGTGCTTGCATATCATCGATCCAACTCCGGTTAAATAGAAGTGGAACATCAGGTGTAGAAATAGGGTGTTCGGATGGCGTTGGTACGTCCGGCTGCATCGTATTGACCTCCTTGCATGTAGCCTTGTTGCGTAATGTGTAGTATGGACGTTTTTCCATCGTTTCATAACCTTGGGGTGTTACTTATAACGGCTTCTCCATTTACGCATCGTTACAGCTGATTTCGGAGATTTGTATTTTATTGATAATGAGAATCAAAATTACTATTGAAATGAGAATAGTTATCACTTACAATTGTTTCATCTCCAATTTTCAATAATTTTCATTTTTTTGTGTGAAGGGATGAAGTTCATTGCAATGTGTTTCTTGATGAATCTCGTAGAGAGTAGGAGTGCAGCTGACCATTTCTGTTGTCGTTGATACAGCAAGTAGAAGAATAAGTAGAGGAGATCATCCGAACATGTTAGATACAACACAGCTTTCTGCTCATATGTCGCAGCAAAGCTTTCTAAACTGTTATTTGCGGGAAACGGGACAAGGGGAGTGGATTTCTCCCGCCAAATTGGACAAGCGGTTCCCTGTACAGAGCAGAATCGGCTCCTATGTGAATATTCATTTGCCGCTGCAAGGTATTACGTTGTGTGCGGCAGTTAAGTATAAGTCTGCTACAGGACGTCATCTATTCGAATTCCCCATCTGCTATGTGAGCGGTCCAACAGGCGGCTGGGTGCATGCTGACGTTATTACTTTAACGGCGTTCCTTATGAAGGAACTTGCTATTACGAACGACGTAGGTACTATTCCTGATGAACTCATGCTGCGTATCATTGAAAGCTATCATAATATCGACGGCTTCGTTGAAGGACGTAGTGATGATACCGAATCGTTGTACGGTTTTGACGCCGATTTTATTCAAGCAGAACAATCCCTGCTCTTCGGTCACCTCAATCATCCGACACCGAAGAGTCGTCAAGGCATACCTGAGCAAGTGAAACATATATATTCCCCCGAGTTAAAAGGCCAATTCGCACTACACTATTTTCGGGCGCACCGCTCGATTGTAGAAGAAGATTCGGCACTCGCTGATTCAGCAACCGAAATTGTGAAAGCAGAGTTACGTGCAGACTCAGAGGTCGATCCGACATTTGTCGCACAGTATTGTCAAGCGGATTCATATTCACTAATTCCGGTTCACCCACTCGAAGTGCAGCGGTTGCTCGCTGATCCAAATGTGCAACAATGGTTGGATAGTGGACTTATTCAATATTTAGGTGCGCAAGGTAAACGATTTATGGCAACGTCGTCGCTGCGGACGGTATACCATCCTGAATCGCAGTTTATGTTCAAATTTTCACTACATGTGAAAGTGACGAATTCACTACGTGTCAACAAATTCAATGAACTCGAACTAGGGTTAGAAATAAAGCGACTGCTCGATAACGGGGTTGGGGAAGTATCCAATCAATTTCCAGCTTTTGAAATGATTAATGATCCCGCATTCATCACACTGAAGATGGTAGGGCAAGAGGAGTCGGGCTTTGAAGTCGTGCTGCGCGAAAATCCGTTTCAGGGTGAAAAGGCGCGAAATGCAACGTTAGTAGCGGGTCTTGTTCAGGACTCTATTCCAGGGCACCGTACGCGACTGTCTACGATTATTCATCGGCTTGCGGAGGAAGAGGGGCGCAGTGTGCAGCAAGTAAGTGTGGACTGGTTCCGCCGCTATCTCCACATTTCGTTAAAGCCAATGGTATGGATGTACTTAACATATGGGATCGCGTTAGAAGCACATCAACAAAACAGTGTCGTCCAGCTAGAAGCTGGCTACCCGAACCACTTCTACTTCCGCGATAATCAAGGGTACTATTATTGCACTTCCATGAAAGAAAAGCTGGATCAACTATTACCAGGTGTAGGTGAAAATAGCCAGATGCTGTACGATGACGCCATCGTTGATGAGCGTTTTACTTATTATCTCATTTTCAATCATATGTATGGACTTATAAATGGCTTTGGTTCGGCTGGACTTATTCAGGAGGAAGTGCTACTGCATGAGCTGCGCTCTGCATTAGAACAGTTTGTACCAATGAATCGGGAACCGTCCCGTTTCTTGCACAATCTACTGACGCAAAAGCAGCTTCCTTGTAAGGCGAATTTGTTAACGCGCTTCTACGATATGGATGAGCTCGTTGATTCGCTGGATTTACAGTCGGTTTATGTAAATATTGATAACCCACTAGCGCTAGTAATAGGATTACAGAACGAGACTGGTGTTGGCCCTGCTGGAGCTAGTAATAGCGCGGAGAATAGCGCTGAGGCTAAGGCGGCGTTCGCCCAAACAATCGTGTAGCAGCTTTCGTTCAGCTAGCTAACTTCAAGGAAGCGGAGAAGAGAACAGATGGAAAATACGTTGCAGAGCAGCATCGTCGTTGAAGCGGTTCAATCCGAGCAATATGTGCAAGTCCGAAGAAGGGTGTTTCGCCAGCTTGTAGAGTCGATTGTTTCAGAAAAAATCGTTGAACCCGAGGTAGAACAGCGGGGCGACGTTACGTTATTTACCTTGCAAGGCTATGATCGTGAACAACAGCGCGTCGCGTATCAATGTTATGGCCGCATAACATTAACTTTCGGGCGGATGCGCCTATCCAGCCCAATCGTGATGCGTGTAGCAGCCAATGGTAGTGTGCAGGAAGCGACTTCGCTTGCCCAATTCGTGCTTGAAGTATTGGGACATATCGGCCCTTCCGAGGTAAAGCTGCGCTCCTTTATTCAAGAATTGGAGCAAACCTTGCTGAAAGATACGTTGGTCCAATATGAGCGTGTTAAAAATGTGGATACGATGCAAGGCAAAACGTATGATGAGTTGGAAGGTAGCATCACGGATGGCCACTTTTATCATCCGAGTTACAAATCGCGAATTGGCTTCGATTATGTTGACCATATGACCTATGGTCCTGAATATAAGCGGTCGCTTCGCTTGTTATGGTTAGCGGTCGCTAGAGAGCATACACGGCTAGCCATCGATGAAGATTGGAGCTTGGATCGCATACTGGCCGAAGAGTTAGGCGAGTCGCTAGTAGAGCAGTTCCATGACGTGGTACGCAGTCATGGGCGTGATCCCTTGCATTACATATATTTGCCTGTGCATCCGTGGCAATGGCGTGAACATACGGCTATGCATTATGTACAGGATTTGCGGGAGCAGCACATCATCGTGCTAGGGGAGTCGGAGGACACCTACTTGCCGCAGCAATCGATTCGCACGTTAGCGAACGAGTCACATAAGCGCAAGTCATATATCAAGCTACCTATGCAAATTCTTAACACGTCCAGCGCCCGCAATTTGCTACCGCATTTCGTTGCCACCGCTGCGCCGATTTCGAAGTGGCTCAAGACGCTGATTGACGGGGATCGCTATTTAACGGACGAAGCGCGGATAATTTTGTTGAAGGAGTATGCAGGAATTAGCTATAACCCGCCTGCACTTTCTCCTATAGTTAATACGGTTACATTTGGTTCACTAGGATGCATTTGGCGCGAAAGTATACATCGTTATTTAGAGCCAGATGAAGAGGCGGTACCGTTTAATGGGCTATGCTCTGCGGAGTTGGACGGCACATTATTTATTGAGCCATGGCTAAAAAAACACGGCGTGGAACATTGGTTGCGCAGTTTGTTAGACACATGTGTGCTTCCGATCGTCCATCTACTAGTTGCTCATGGTATTGCGCATGAGTCGCACGGACAGAACATGGTGCTTGTGCACCGCAATGGGTTACCAAGCCGTGTGGCGTTGAAAGATTTTCACGAAAGTATGGAATGGTATAAGCCGTACGTAAACGACCCGGACGCATGTCCCAACCTGGTGGAAATCGACCCGATTTTTGCGACTGCGCCCTTGAACGAATTTTTCGAACCTGCCCATATCGATTCGGTCAAAAGCTTGACCGTTGATGCGCTGCTCAACATTAATTTGGGCGAGTTAGCACTCGTCCTTGCTGAACGCCATCATTGTACCGAGACGGAGTTCTGGACGCTAGTTGTAGACGTGCTGGACAGTCATCGCAATCGTTACCCGGCGTTGGCAAGTCGTTTTGAGCAGTTCGATTTGTTTGAGCCGACTACTGGCGCTGAGCAGTTAACGAAGCAACGTTTATATCCAGATCAGGAGTTTATTCACGAAGTTCTTAATCCATTGTACGAAGCCAGAAGGCTGATGGAAAGGAAAGCGACGAGCGCCTTATAAGAGTTAATATAAATTTTATTCCAACTTCATCATGGACAATTAGGAGCTGTTACGGTATGGATCGCGATGAATTTAAAGGTCAGTTATGGGATATTATGACGAACAAATTAAAGTTGCCAAATGTCCCTTGGCTGGAAGAGGATTTGAAGCTGAATCAGGATTTGCATATGGATTCGGTCATGCTACTGCAACTGCTCGTTTATTTGGAAGAAGAGTTGAAATTGCGCGTGCCTGAGGATGAGTTGAATCCAGAGGTGTTTGTATCGGTAGGCTCTTTGCTGGATTTTATGGAGCAATTAGAACCCGCAATCGCTCCTTATGAGCATCATATAGCAGCGGAAGACGAGCCTTTTGGCTGGAAGGATCAACGAATTAAAGTACATTGCCTGATCAGCTGTTTCTGTGAGATTGTGAAGCGCTATAGCGATGTTGATTATAGACCGTTTTATTTCGGGGTATGGGATGCTCCGTTTGCCATCACTGAACAAGGGATCATTCAATATTATACGAATGGCGAATCGTATGATACGTATTTAGAGTGGTTCGAGCGGCTGTTTGGTCCAAAAGTGTACAAATGGTACGATCCGGAATTGGATAAAGAGAGCAATGTGCAAACTTTTCTCGATTTGCTCGAACATCGTCCAGAGCATCGACACATTATCGTGCAAATTGATATGTCACTGATGCCAGAGCGTGAGAACAAATTCAATCAAAAGCCGTTCCCGCATTACTTAATGATTTACAAAACGGAGCGGGAAGACGAATGGTTTATGCTGGACCCTGATTTCCGTTGGGAGGGGACGGTATCGAGAGAGCAAGTTATCGAAGCGATTAGGGAGAATCCGTTAGGCGGAGGCTTCTACGTCGATGCGGATCAAATTCGTACGCCTGATTTTGAGGTGGTGGAATCTTACTACCATAGTAGCTTCCCGAAGCAGCATAATGAGCTTACGTCTCGTCTGAAGCAACTGCTCATCGACATGGCAGCCGAACAGAACGGATATACGCTTTCGATGTTGACAGCGGCTGTGAAAAATTTATTCGTACTCGTTATTCGCAAATATAGTTACGAGTATGCGCTTATGTATTTTGGCGATACGTTGCAATTGTCGAAAGCGGAGCACTTTGGATATTGGGCCGATCAGGTGGAAGAGGTCATTCAAGGTTTCCGCAAAGTTCAATACACAGCGATTAAAATGTCGATCACAGGCGATATATCGCTGCTGCCACAAATGGTAAGTCAATTGGAAAAAATGGATACGATTGAATTGGAAGTCAAGCAGGAGATTGAACGTCAATTCGGGCTGTTGGCTCGACAATATGGCAAATTAGAAAGTGCTACATAAGGTGAAGAAAGAGAGAGGCGGCGTTTGATGCGCCTCTTTCTTTTTTGTTTATTCCACGATGGGCAACGGTTATTTTATGACTTCTAGTGCAGCTGTATTCGTAATATAAATGTAGCATTACTGCTGTTACTGAGAGGTGAGATTCATTTGCCATTTGTCCAACGATTTACGACAACAAGCGCGGGGTCACTCACGTTTACCGGGAATGCTTTGTCTCTATCGAAAATAGCGAATCAGCTGTTACCTGGTACATTGGACGCGTCAGGAGCTTTTATTACGACAAACACGAGTCTGGTCGCTCCAGGCTGGTTTCCAGGCACGACTCTGGATTTTAC harbors:
- a CDS encoding DEAD/DEAH box helicase, which encodes MQPDVPTPSEHPISTPDVPLLFNRSWIDDMQARIDKNGPWDDWTLFQLAYEAEQAKRIRSFDELQCLAHLPQLQPLPHQTDTARKVLHDMRGRAILADEVGLGKTIEAGLILKEYMIRGLVKRALILVPASLVLQWVRELNQKFSISAVAQKKAHSWQCEIVVASMDTAKRDQHKNILLSYDYDMLIIDEAHKLKNRKTTNYQFIQQLRKKYCLLLTATPVQNDMNELYNLINLLKPGQLGGQGDFSANYVVDKRVPKNETQLQNELSKVMVRNRRGEGNVNFTKRIVKNVTLTLSEDEQALYEGVTRFIKEQYRSEGVDIGTMFSLLTLQREVCSSRDAVFITLVNLAKKLALDSPIRDYIWDLVALIKGITSNTKAEAAIQIIRSTNEKVIVFTEYRATQEYLMQYFQQHGITAVPYSGGMNRGKKDWMMDLFRGRAQVMIATEAGGEGINLQFCHHMINFDLPWNPMRVEQRIGRVHRLGQMNDVKIFNLATKGTIEEYILSLLHEKINMFEMVIGRLDMILERLETGDSFERSLSRLVLEADNAEDLMQRVDELGQSINTLREEIEQTVEEDGSVDEGVDHLLNRLSTEA
- a CDS encoding IucA/IucC family protein, yielding MLDTTQLSAHMSQQSFLNCYLRETGQGEWISPAKLDKRFPVQSRIGSYVNIHLPLQGITLCAAVKYKSATGRHLFEFPICYVSGPTGGWVHADVITLTAFLMKELAITNDVGTIPDELMLRIIESYHNIDGFVEGRSDDTESLYGFDADFIQAEQSLLFGHLNHPTPKSRQGIPEQVKHIYSPELKGQFALHYFRAHRSIVEEDSALADSATEIVKAELRADSEVDPTFVAQYCQADSYSLIPVHPLEVQRLLADPNVQQWLDSGLIQYLGAQGKRFMATSSLRTVYHPESQFMFKFSLHVKVTNSLRVNKFNELELGLEIKRLLDNGVGEVSNQFPAFEMINDPAFITLKMVGQEESGFEVVLRENPFQGEKARNATLVAGLVQDSIPGHRTRLSTIIHRLAEEEGRSVQQVSVDWFRRYLHISLKPMVWMYLTYGIALEAHQQNSVVQLEAGYPNHFYFRDNQGYYYCTSMKEKLDQLLPGVGENSQMLYDDAIVDERFTYYLIFNHMYGLINGFGSAGLIQEEVLLHELRSALEQFVPMNREPSRFLHNLLTQKQLPCKANLLTRFYDMDELVDSLDLQSVYVNIDNPLALVIGLQNETGVGPAGASNSAENSAEAKAAFAQTIV
- a CDS encoding IucA/IucC family protein yields the protein MENTLQSSIVVEAVQSEQYVQVRRRVFRQLVESIVSEKIVEPEVEQRGDVTLFTLQGYDREQQRVAYQCYGRITLTFGRMRLSSPIVMRVAANGSVQEATSLAQFVLEVLGHIGPSEVKLRSFIQELEQTLLKDTLVQYERVKNVDTMQGKTYDELEGSITDGHFYHPSYKSRIGFDYVDHMTYGPEYKRSLRLLWLAVAREHTRLAIDEDWSLDRILAEELGESLVEQFHDVVRSHGRDPLHYIYLPVHPWQWREHTAMHYVQDLREQHIIVLGESEDTYLPQQSIRTLANESHKRKSYIKLPMQILNTSSARNLLPHFVATAAPISKWLKTLIDGDRYLTDEARIILLKEYAGISYNPPALSPIVNTVTFGSLGCIWRESIHRYLEPDEEAVPFNGLCSAELDGTLFIEPWLKKHGVEHWLRSLLDTCVLPIVHLLVAHGIAHESHGQNMVLVHRNGLPSRVALKDFHESMEWYKPYVNDPDACPNLVEIDPIFATAPLNEFFEPAHIDSVKSLTVDALLNINLGELALVLAERHHCTETEFWTLVVDVLDSHRNRYPALASRFEQFDLFEPTTGAEQLTKQRLYPDQEFIHEVLNPLYEARRLMERKATSAL
- a CDS encoding DUF6005 family protein, producing the protein MKVHCLISCFCEIVKRYSDVDYRPFYFGVWDAPFAITEQGIIQYYTNGESYDTYLEWFERLFGPKVYKWYDPELDKESNVQTFLDLLEHRPEHRHIIVQIDMSLMPERENKFNQKPFPHYLMIYKTEREDEWFMLDPDFRWEGTVSREQVIEAIRENPLGGGFYVDADQIRTPDFEVVESYYHSSFPKQHNELTSRLKQLLIDMAAEQNGYTLSMLTAAVKNLFVLVIRKYSYEYALMYFGDTLQLSKAEHFGYWADQVEEVIQGFRKVQYTAIKMSITGDISLLPQMVSQLEKMDTIELEVKQEIERQFGLLARQYGKLESAT